The genomic DNA GCCTCCGGCCCTGACCCCGGGCGGCCTCCCCGGGAAGCGGACCGGCCCGCAGGCCCCCGCGCGCCCCGTTCCCAGGTCGGGCGGGTCCGACGGCCCACGGCCACGGCCCTTCGTCCCCCGGCCGCGTCCGCGCCCCAGCCCCCGACGACCCGCCGCCGACGACCCGTGCACTGCCCCCGAGTTCGCCCCTCCCGGTCCGCCGCCTCGCCTCCGGCTTCTCCCACACCGGTCCTGACCACCGCTTCTCATCCGGAATCAAGGTCTGCACACCCGTTGACCCCTATGTGGACCCCGTGTATACCTGCCACATGCACGGTGGATCCACCGCCGGTACGGCTCGTCCCCTGGCCCCGATGTGTGGAGATAATCAATGGCACCAATCAGCAGGCGGCACCTCCTCGCCGCCGGCGGCGGCGCGCTGGGCAGCGCGGCGCTGGCCGCGTGCGGCAGCCCGGTCAACCTGCCGTCGTCCATGGAGGAGGTCACCCCCCGGCCCGGCGGCCCGAGCCGCGGCGGGGTGCTGCACTTCGGGCTCTCCACGGACCCGGCCAACCTCGATCCGCACGTCACCACGGGCGCCGCGTCGGACCTGCTGCGGCAGCTCACGTACAACGCGCTGCTGCAGTACGACGGCGACGGCGAGATCATCGGCGACCTGGCCGCCGAGTTCGGCTGGGCCGACGACACGACGTACGAGGTCAAGCTGCGCCCCGGAGTCCGCTTCCACGACGGCTCGCGGCTGACCACGAAGGACGTCGCGTTCTCGTTCCGCCGCATGATGGACGAGAAGACCGCGGCGACCACGGGCCCGCTCCTCGACCTGGTCGAGGAGGTCGAGGCCAAGGACGCCACCACGGTCGTCTTCCACCTCAAGCAGGCGGACTCCACGATCCCGTTCGTCCTCGCCAACCCCACCGCGAACATCGTCTCCCAGCGCTGGATCGAGTCCGGCGTCGACCCCAAGACGCAGGTCATGGGCACGGGACCGTTCCGGTTCGTGGAGCGCATCCCCGGGGTGAGCACGACGTACGAGCGCTTCGACGAGTACTTCGAGCCGGAGCTGCCGTACCTCAACGCGATGGTCTTCCAGCCGATGAGCGACGACTACGCCCGCGTCACGGCCCTGCGCACCGCCACCGTCGACATGATCGACTACGTCCCCGCCACCCACGTCGACGTCATCAGCGAGAACTCCCGGCTGCGCCTCGCCTCGGACCGCAGCTTCGGCTTCGGCTTCGTCGGCTTCGTCACCAGCAAGCCGCCGTTCGACGACGTACGCGTCCGCAGGGCCGTCGCGATGGCGATCAACCGGGACTCCGTGCTGGAGACCGCGCTCCTCGGCCACGGCCAGCCGATCGACGGCGCCCTGATGCCGCCGGCCTTCGCGCGCTACTCCGGCTCCCTCGACAACACCATGGACCACGACCCGGAGCAGGCCCGCTTCCTGCTCAAGAAGGCCGGCCAGGAGGGGCTGACGCTGCCGGTCGTCACCACCAGCACGTACTCGGTCATCGCCCGCCCGGCCCAGGCCATGCTCCCCGGCATCCGGGAGGCCGGGGTGGACGTGCGGCTGACCCAGCAGGAGTGGCTGACCTTCCGGGCCAGCGTCGAGGCCAAGTCGTACCCCGTGCACTCCTGGGGCACCGCGCCGAAGTTCGGCGACCCCGCCTCGCTGAGCGACTTCCTCGGCAGCACCGGCACGTTCACCGCGAACACCGACTTCAAGGACGAGCGCATCGACCAGCTCCTGGCCGAAGGCCGCCGCACCCGCGACCGCGCGCTGCGCGACGAGATCTACCGGGACGTCGAGCAGCGGGCCCTGGAGCTGGTGCCGATGACCTGGACCGTACGCCGCCAGCAGGGCGAGGCGCACTACGACTACGTCAAGGGCTACCGGCACCCGCCCAAGGGCTCGTGGACCGGAGTGACGCTGCGCCGCATATGGATGGACAAGAAATGAGACGGTTCCTCCTCACCAGATTCGCACAGGCGGCGCTGCAGCTCTTCGCCGTCGGCAGCATCGTGTTCCTCCTCGTCCGCCTCATCCCCGGCGACCCGGCGCGCGCCGCGCTCGGCGAGGGCGCCACCGAGGAGCAGGTGGCGCAGACCCGCGACGCGATGCACCTCAACGACTCCTTCTTCAGCCAGTACTTCGGCTTCTGGGGCCGGCTCTTCCAGGGCGACCTCGGCACCTCGCTGATGAGCAGCCGCCCCGTGATGCAGGACCTGCCGAACCGGCTGGGCAACTCACTGGAGCTGGTGCTCGTCTCGCTGATCATCGCGGTCACGCTGGGCGTGCTCCTCGGCCGGGTCGCGGCCACCCGCGCGGACAAGCCCGCCGACCACGCGCTGGTCGCCGGCTCCATCTTCGGCATCTCGCTGCCGGTGTTCGTCGTCGGCACGCTGCTGCTGATGGTCTTCGCGTTCCTCGTGCCGATCCTGCCGCCGCAGCGCTTCACCACGCCCTGGCAGGATCCGGTGGCCCACGTGCAGATCCTGATCCTCCCGGTGGTGACGCTCACCGCC from Streptomyces sp. CMB-StM0423 includes the following:
- a CDS encoding ABC transporter substrate-binding protein — translated: MAPISRRHLLAAGGGALGSAALAACGSPVNLPSSMEEVTPRPGGPSRGGVLHFGLSTDPANLDPHVTTGAASDLLRQLTYNALLQYDGDGEIIGDLAAEFGWADDTTYEVKLRPGVRFHDGSRLTTKDVAFSFRRMMDEKTAATTGPLLDLVEEVEAKDATTVVFHLKQADSTIPFVLANPTANIVSQRWIESGVDPKTQVMGTGPFRFVERIPGVSTTYERFDEYFEPELPYLNAMVFQPMSDDYARVTALRTATVDMIDYVPATHVDVISENSRLRLASDRSFGFGFVGFVTSKPPFDDVRVRRAVAMAINRDSVLETALLGHGQPIDGALMPPAFARYSGSLDNTMDHDPEQARFLLKKAGQEGLTLPVVTTSTYSVIARPAQAMLPGIREAGVDVRLTQQEWLTFRASVEAKSYPVHSWGTAPKFGDPASLSDFLGSTGTFTANTDFKDERIDQLLAEGRRTRDRALRDEIYRDVEQRALELVPMTWTVRRQQGEAHYDYVKGYRHPPKGSWTGVTLRRIWMDKK
- a CDS encoding ABC transporter permease → MRRFLLTRFAQAALQLFAVGSIVFLLVRLIPGDPARAALGEGATEEQVAQTRDAMHLNDSFFSQYFGFWGRLFQGDLGTSLMSSRPVMQDLPNRLGNSLELVLVSLIIAVTLGVLLGRVAATRADKPADHALVAGSIFGISLPVFVVGTLLLMVFAFLVPILPPQRFTTPWQDPVAHVQILILPVVTLTAASCAVITRMTRAAMLETLSADYVRTARSKGLAEQRVIKDHALRTALLPVASATTVELTTLIGSTVLVETIFGWPGVSSLLMSAVGQRDYPVIQAVVLAVAAVVILVNLVGDLVVRALDPRAEEA